GGAGCTGGAGTTGTCGTTGATGATGAGGGGGGGTTGGGCTTCGGTCTTCGTTTCTAGTTTCACTGGGGGGTTGAATTCTTCTTGAATTTCGGGCTCTGTTGGCGTTAGGGTTGAGTTCTGTAATGATGGAAGATTGCGTTATGGTATGTTCGATATAAATCTAGTGTTGAACATCGATCGTGATCAGATCGTGGAACTGGTATCTACCTCACAGAATTAAGCGCTTAAAggaaaacacgtatctaaaaatatttatctgtaTTTACTGGCACTGAAATTCCGGAACCAAGAATAAGGCCTTTGTGCGATCAGATTTCTGCGATAATGTTCACACCAGGAATACCTACCTCCTTTATTCTGGGtttgttttcatatattttaacatGCCCAACCTCCTTCACTCGGAATAATTTAGTTTATCCCTCAAAGCAGCAGCTCTACAGCTCAGCCACTGCGTCATACATGCCAAGAACATCCTTTAAAAGCTGCAGTACCAACTCACCGTATCGGCATCAGTGAGTCCCGACACCTTCAAGGTCTGTGCCAGTCGGAGTAGCGAGGGTAAGATGCTCTTGGAGGCAGTCACCTCCCCTGTGTACATGAAGGTCAGCAGCAGTCGCAGCTCCGTAGCATCACAGCTCAGGACTACCACCAGTGTGTTGTTCTCCGCTTCCACTTCCTGGAATTTTGAGACAGGGTATTGGTAAAATGtcaatatcaaaaaaaaaaaaaattaatactaGGATTTTTTCCCGATCACTCAGAACGATTTTAGATGTCCTTTGCAGGAATCGAACTGGCCGATGCGACGAATATAAATAGCGCACTAGGCGCTTTTTGTGTCTTCATGtacttcatttttatttattttttaatttgcaaAAACCAAAATCTTTAGCTCTGGATATTACAGATGCCACCCATATATACTTCAATAAGAAAGCACCAAACATTTGAAATAGCAAACATTTTATACCTTAAACAGCTGAGCGAAATACTGGCTGCAAGAAGCGAGAACAAGTTTGTGAGCCTTCACGGATGTCCCACTAGCACTCAGTGTGACGTCAGTCAGGATCCCACTGCTCAACATACGACCTAGGGCTCCTATCAAACTGTTCTGTTGAGCAAAACCACCATTTTATTCCTTTGGCCCGCAGCAGCCTTGCTGGAGAAATCCGTCTATGGTACAAATAGGTTGGATGGCACTCTATGGTAATGAAACTTTTTGTTGAAATTAGGCTAATTAGATTAGcgcttttttatggtaaaatctatataaaacctaattgcaatattatttaaaattataagttcTTCTAACTTGCTTAAGATTTAATTAACGTAGGTACGCCTTTAACTCGACCTAGATagcttttataagtaaaaaatatttaattaggtgaatattttatttgtagtcTAGCTTTTTTAACATCCTAAGCAGCTTAGTTAATGTTGTTTACGTAAACATAAGAttatttttccattaaaataagtcgtagtttttgtttttcgtaaaattaattatgtataaaaaagaattaacatgactattactatttattcatatttgttgaaaaatgttaacattcacatcattatgaaaaacataaattttatttttcaatacctATTCATCTTAATGAAACATACACTACATGAGCATTGTGAGTGTACCTACTCACCACTCTAATTTACCTTCTCTTTACATGTACCTTTATGTAAACCCCCTATGTGCCCCCATACGTACCCTTATGTACACAATTCTCAAATTGCAGGAATCGAACCTGCGACATGGTATATACTTACAGCGCGACAcccaatcaaaaacaaaaataatgataattttaaaaataaagtattttctattaaaaaaataacattaagtaCCATAGACGGATTCCAACCATAAAGCTGCTGCAATACAATaagaaaagaaattaaaaactgtttttaatcGATATTAGTATAGCTCTGTAATCGATTAGTCGGTGTGCGTGTGATCTATTAGTAACCTCTCTATTTACGGCCTAtcctaatattctatctatccatTGATTTGACTactagagatataattttgacataagcCCCACACAAGTAATGTctaattcctatctctagtaagcaaaacagcAGATAGATAAGATATCGGAAACGGCCATTAGTGTCATCGGCAAAGGTAATACAAGGCTAAGCAAGGGTgctaatatttacattacaattgcaacaatatattacaatatcacaaataaattctctacataaaattctaaaatataatACAACGCTTCCTCATAGTTTAAAACTTCCTACATTATAGAACAAGTACGTACTAATATATTTTCACATTAATATTACGttgaacaaattaaaatttatattttgcatttaaacAAAGCTATTAACTAATTAATCATATCATTCAAACAACCTACGATAAATGATGAcgtacgaaaaaaaaacaacgccACTAttctacatttataatatatattttttaaataaaattcaggtCAACTAAAAAAACGCATAGGCTGTATGACTGAAGCAAAAAGAATAGTGTTCAAGGATAAAAACTGTAAGTGTACCTGTTCATCTGTGGTGggtgtgttgataaaataaaatattactcacCTACCTGATGATTGTGCCAGCGCAAAGAAAACTGTTGTACATCCTCATCATCCATGGCCACTATTTAGTTTACAGAAAGCACACAAATGTTCTTACGCTCACAGTCCGTTGCACGTCCCAAGTGGAGACAATTATATTGTTAACGAATCCAGGCTGCTTTATTTTAGGTCGGGACGCCTGGAAAACCTGTAGCCACCTATTTCTGGAGCTGATTGTATTTATAAATCCAATGACATTCGGCGTGTGACGCGGCTGACATACCAAAACTCATCCAAAAACAGATTTAGTTCGCTCGACCGAGATGATTGGCATCATTGTTCGACTGTTTGTGCTAATTGATCGTTATTTCATGCATTGTGATGGCttttacaaataacaatattcgGTGGTTCCCTTCTGTACGATGTATGAGCTTGTTTGCTGTTGTCACGcatgaaaaaatatgtgttcaaaacaaaataggtaaacacgatggtatttttttgttagtttgtttgtcTTCCTTATTTTTTCCGGATATAAATGACTCCGTATGAAAGTTTCCGTCGTCGTTTGATAAATTAATGTAATCTATCTCTTATTTTATTAAGTCAAAGTACGTAATTAACACAATCTTACTGGCAGCGAAGTATGTCTGTcaagaaaattatgttaaaagCCGTAATGACGGATAATTATTAAAAGTTTCAGACAAAGCCCTGTTTGGTTGGCGACATTTTAGAGATTTTATACTGACATTGACAAAATAATTTCGTTCAGTGAATTATGTTAAATGTTGTAAAGGGgcttaaatattttagattGTTCATATTGCTTTAATATCTACGAACTCCTTGTTGAATATCATAAACATTCTTTgttcaatacaaacaaacaataatcacaaaagaaaatagcaaagcttaatttaatttatatttttcatacaataTTCACTTCTTTTTTTGAATGAACAGTTTCGGGTGTTAAAAACTCTTTTAGTATAATCTGGCTGTTTGTCGACGATCGCGTGCAATCGTTGACCTAATTCTGATTTTAAAAAGTTCCGTACATTTTCCCGCTCCGTTTGCGTTTCCGATTGTCAAACTTTTTAGGGCGCCGAGTTGAAatcaaataaagtttttaatattttgtgaaaatatttccaGATTTTGTTAGTGTTTATTACTACTAGAATAAGCAAGCAGGTCAGTATGAGTCTGaatcatattttgttttaaatgggtGTATTTTAAGTCAAGTCCGTTGGGTTTTCAAATATCAATGTATTCAAAGATAACAGAGGAGCTAGTTGtgaataaaacatgtttaagtctgaatacaattcataaaaattcgtcattttgtatttattttcatctatcctatttcaattttttattagaaatgGAGGGTCCGAGTAAATCCACTGAAGATATACCCGATCCAGATTTcttcaataatattaaagttgcCATTGAGAAAGAGCTCGATAAGTTGAAGAAAATTGTTAATAATATCAACCAAATGAGaggtaataaatttatttcatatttaacgCAGTGTTCATTCATATTTAACCGTCAGATGACTGACATCGATATCTGACTgtgactgcacgtgctgctgccgcttagatccaaaacggtttcatgttaatacatacaaaccagtagtgcagctgcggccgacttcatgcagtcgcggcatgtgcggtcggcagttactgttgcagtcggcagcaagAATTCAAAACGCACCTCtggttaattttattattgttttaattatatattcAAATGCGGGATTGAGTGAGTCTGATAGGCACATTTTTTATCTTACTTTTCTTTTCACCtaattttatatgtttaaatgtattttatactcgcttccgcccgcggttacacccgcgtGCCGAGGTAACTGATTCCCGTAATCTAATTAGAGATTCATAAgatgagttcataagagagtacataagagggttcATCAGATGAGTTTAAAAGAAGAGTAtgaaaaaggataaaaaggatAAGGATAATAATTTAAGAGAATAATTTAATGATGGATAAGGATTTAAGAGAAGTatgtaagaggagtacataagagagtacatagaaggagcacataagaaaagaaagaaagaaaatacgttTATTCACGCACGCGTGTGACACAGccttacaaacaataaacaattataataataaaaaaaatagcagTCGTTAGAAATACGAAAAGAAAAGAcgaattacaaattaaaaaacagtaataaattaaataatacaaattaaaaaactgtGCAACCTGCAAGCGCTATAAAAAACCCTGCAACCATAAGACGGGAGATTTGGATTGCCCTGCTAGAAAAGCCGCAGAATATAGATATATCAACTCTATAGATTATGGAGGTGCCTGATAGCGCCAAATACTAGATTATATTTAGCTCTTAATCATCTTTACACGGTACATACTATTATGTTTTACTTTTAGATAGTTTGATTACTTATTCGTTTTAAGGAaacttttatacattttaataaattactatACACGATCTGTAAATTTAAATGACTAtagctgtaaaaaaataatgttgaaattatttGCAAGGCTTGTTTTTGACCAGACCGCAGAATTGCCGACTGTAGTAAATCAAAATTACCTAgatattataattgaaataaattagtaTGTAAGCATtagaataaatatgtataataacactttatttgtcacagtaacctactttttaattactatagcAATTTATTGTGAAATGTTAATTTCGCTACtagatatattataataagcacTTTTACGCCTGAGACACAGGTTTTTACCTAGTTCAGGCAAATCTTACATCAgcactttttagaattaagcgaaatattgtaaaattatgtacaaagtgaataaacgattgattgattgattgaatggGAAATATGTGTCACACCCCACGTGAAACGGCCCTTGCTCAGCATAATGTTGAGACCCTGTACAGGACAAAAGCctcagcgctgattttcagcgagaGCCGAAGAAGCTAACGCGATGACGTCTGCTGGGGCAAGAAAAACGgattatataagagagtacatagaaggagtacataagaggattacataagagagtacaaataaggagtacataagaagattatatgagagagtacatagaaggagtacataagaggattctataagagagtacataagagagtacatagaaggagtacataagaggattatataagagagtacatagaaggagtacataagaggattatataagagagtacatagaaggagtacataagagagtacatagaaggagtacataagaggattacataagagagtatataagagagtacatagaaggagtacataagaggattacataagagagtacatgaaaggggtacataagaggattatataagagagtacatagaaggagtacatagaaggagtacatagaaggagtatgtaagaggattacataagagagtacatagaaggagtacataagaggattacataagagagtacatagaaggagtacataagaggattacaaaagagagtacataagagagtacatagaaggagtacatagaaggagtatataagaggattacataagagagtacataagagagtacatagaaggagtacataagaggattacataagagagtacataagagagtacataagagagtacataaaagagtacatagaaggagtacataagaggattgcataagagagtatataagagagtacatagaaggagtacataagagagtacatagaaggagtacataagaggattatataagagagtacataagagagtacatagaaggagaacataagaggattacataagagagtacataagagagtacataagagagtacatagaaggagtacataagaggattacataagagagtatataagagagtacatagaaggagtacataagaggattgcataagagagtatataagagagtacatagaaggagtacatagaaggagtacataagagagtacatagaaggagtatataagaggattacataagagagtacataagagagtacatagaaggagtacataagaggattacataaaagagtatataagagagtacataagagagtacatagaaggagtacataagaggattacataagagagtacataagagattacataagaggattacataagagagtatataagagagtacatagaaggagtacatcagaggattacataagagagtacatataaggagtacatagaaggagtacatcagagagtacataagagagtacatagaaggagaacataagaggattacataagagagtacataagagattacataagagagtacataagagagtacataggagtacataagaggattacataagagagtacataagagattacataagagagtacataagagagtacatagaaggggtacataagaggatta
The window above is part of the Helicoverpa zea isolate HzStark_Cry1AcR chromosome 21, ilHelZeax1.1, whole genome shotgun sequence genome. Proteins encoded here:
- the LOC124640602 gene encoding uncharacterized protein LOC124640602 isoform X1; this encodes MAFTNNNIRWFPSVRCMSLFAVVTHEKICVQNKIEMEGPSKSTEDIPDPDFFNNIKVAIEKELDKLKKIVNNINQMRVEAAYLESDLVLMIDASTWQDISELIGIGISPMTDVTIKEENK
- the LOC124640601 gene encoding longitudinals lacking protein, isoforms H/M/V isoform X1, which codes for MDDEDVQQFSLRWHNHQNSLIGALGRMLSSGILTDVTLSASGTSVKAHKLVLASCSQYFAQLFKEVEAENNTLVVVLSCDATELRLLLTFMYTGEVTASKSILPSLLRLAQTLKVSGLTDADTNSTLTPTEPEIQEEFNPPVKLETKTEAQPPLIINDNSSSSSKLNYDEILSPTIEKDGHFVNDFIVKTEKDRLSKLDQIVQNLYSTHKIGNPPAATLVNSGVTEQQDPYDRKWRMNSSICTICNKRLSNQYNLRVHMETHAGRRHACRACSHVSRSRDALRKHVAYRHAPPQHRPGRDLSTI